From the Bacillus tuaregi genome, one window contains:
- the hisC gene encoding histidinol-phosphate transaminase, whose product MKWKEQLLSLAPYKPGRPIESVKKEYGLEKVVKLASNENPFGTSPKVVTALKSALTSFAIYPDGYATNLRTAVAEFLNINEEQLIFGNGADNLIQIISRAFLMPGKNTVMASPTFSQYKHNAIIDGAEVREIPLLDGEHDLESMVKAIDENTAVVWVCSPNNPTGVYISKENMTAFLNKVPKETLVVIDDAYHDYVVADDFYNAEDFVNEYRNLIVLRTFSKIYGIASLRVGYGIAHQDIIRVLEPAREPFNVNTLGQIAAVAAIDDQEYVVHCRQKNREGMAQFEQFCEEHKLHYFPSQANFILIDFGTSGDEVFQYLLKKGYIVRSGNALGYASSVRVTVGSAEENNGVIHAMKQYLAENASVTK is encoded by the coding sequence ATGAAGTGGAAAGAACAATTATTGTCATTGGCTCCGTATAAACCCGGCAGACCAATTGAATCTGTTAAGAAAGAGTATGGACTTGAAAAGGTTGTAAAACTGGCATCAAATGAGAATCCATTTGGTACATCACCAAAGGTTGTCACTGCACTAAAATCAGCACTTACTTCGTTTGCTATCTATCCTGACGGTTATGCAACGAATTTACGTACTGCTGTTGCGGAGTTTTTAAATATCAATGAAGAGCAGTTAATATTCGGAAATGGGGCTGATAACTTAATTCAGATTATTTCCCGTGCTTTTCTAATGCCAGGAAAAAATACCGTTATGGCTAGTCCTACTTTCTCACAATATAAGCATAATGCTATTATCGATGGAGCCGAGGTTAGAGAAATACCGTTACTTGACGGGGAACATGACCTTGAGTCAATGGTAAAGGCAATTGATGAGAATACAGCTGTTGTTTGGGTATGTAGTCCCAATAACCCGACAGGAGTCTATATTTCAAAGGAGAATATGACTGCGTTTCTTAATAAGGTACCAAAGGAGACCTTGGTTGTCATTGATGATGCCTACCATGATTATGTAGTTGCTGATGATTTTTATAATGCGGAAGACTTTGTAAACGAATATAGAAATCTAATTGTGTTAAGAACATTCTCTAAAATATATGGCATTGCCAGCTTGCGTGTTGGCTATGGAATAGCACATCAAGACATTATTCGTGTTCTTGAACCTGCCAGAGAACCTTTTAACGTCAATACATTAGGGCAGATTGCTGCCGTTGCAGCGATCGATGATCAAGAATATGTAGTTCATTGCAGGCAGAAAAACCGCGAGGGAATGGCACAGTTCGAGCAATTTTGTGAAGAACATAAATTACACTATTTCCCTTCACAGGCTAATTTCATTCTCATCGATTTTGGAACGAGCGGTGATGAAGTATTTCAATATTTGCTTAAGAAAGGCTATATTGTTCGTTCAGGCAATGCTTTAGGCTATGCTTCTTCTGTTAGGGTGACTGTAGGGTCTGCCGAGGAGAACAATGGAGTCATACACGCAATGAAACAATATTTAGCAGAGAATGCATCTGTAACGAAATAA
- a CDS encoding ubiquinol-cytochrome c reductase iron-sulfur subunit, whose protein sequence is MSKNHVSRRQFLNYTLTGVGGFMAAGMLMPMVRFAVDPVLKHTSGGDFIATPQKVSEITNVPTRVDFAFTQKDAWYESEVTNSAWVYKDDKGEIIALSPVCKHLGCTVDWNTDKSHPDHFYCPCHGGLYSKDGKNIPGTPPIARLDEYPFKEKDGLLYLGKAEPRKEA, encoded by the coding sequence ATGAGCAAAAATCATGTGTCTAGACGTCAGTTCCTAAATTATACATTAACAGGTGTGGGTGGATTTATGGCTGCTGGAATGCTAATGCCAATGGTTCGATTTGCTGTTGATCCAGTATTAAAGCATACAAGCGGCGGCGATTTTATCGCAACACCACAGAAAGTTAGTGAAATTACTAATGTTCCTACACGAGTGGACTTCGCTTTCACACAGAAGGATGCTTGGTATGAGTCAGAGGTAACGAATTCAGCTTGGGTCTATAAAGACGATAAAGGCGAGATTATTGCCCTTTCTCCAGTATGTAAACATTTAGGCTGTACGGTTGACTGGAATACGGACAAGTCTCATCCAGATCATTTTTACTGTCCATGTCATGGGGGACTGTATTCAAAGGATGGTAAAAACATTCCAGGTACACCACCGATTGCACGATTGGATGAATATCCATTTAAAGAAAAAGACGGTTTACTGTACTTAGGTAAAGCCGAGCCGCGAAAGGAGGCGTAA
- a CDS encoding menaquinol-cytochrome c reductase cytochrome b/c subunit yields the protein MHRGKGMKFVGDSRVPAAEHRKPNIPKDYSEYPGKTEAFWPNFLLKEWMVGAVFLIGFLCLTVAHPSPLEKIADPSDTAYIPMPDWYFLFLYQLLKYSYASGPYNSIGALVIPGLAFGALLLAPFIDRGPARRPSKRPLATGFMLLAIAGITYLTWESVATHDWEAAAEQGKIVAEADIDTSAEGYQIFEANGCVSCHGNQLEGGAAAPALIDTGLTPEEVANIAKNGSENGKMPPGLFTGTDEELSKLAEFISSVESK from the coding sequence ATGCATCGTGGAAAAGGTATGAAGTTCGTAGGCGATTCACGTGTGCCTGCGGCTGAACATAGAAAACCGAATATTCCAAAAGATTATTCGGAATACCCTGGTAAAACAGAAGCTTTCTGGCCAAACTTTTTATTAAAAGAATGGATGGTTGGTGCGGTTTTTCTTATCGGCTTCTTATGCTTAACAGTTGCGCATCCGTCTCCGTTAGAAAAAATTGCAGATCCAAGTGACACTGCATATATTCCGATGCCAGACTGGTATTTCTTATTCTTATATCAATTATTAAAATATAGCTATGCATCTGGTCCTTATAATTCAATCGGTGCGCTTGTTATCCCGGGCCTTGCGTTCGGTGCCTTATTATTAGCACCATTTATTGACCGTGGACCAGCAAGACGTCCGTCAAAGCGTCCTTTAGCAACAGGCTTTATGCTATTAGCCATTGCAGGTATTACGTATCTTACTTGGGAATCAGTTGCCACTCATGACTGGGAGGCTGCTGCCGAGCAAGGTAAGATTGTGGCAGAGGCTGATATTGATACTTCTGCTGAGGGCTATCAAATCTTTGAGGCCAATGGCTGTGTAAGCTGTCACGGTAATCAATTAGAAGGGGGAGCAGCTGCACCTGCCTTAATTGATACAGGTTTAACTCCTGAAGAAGTAGCAAATATCGCTAAAAATGGTTCTGAAAACGGAAAAATGCCTCCAGGACTATTTACTGGTACTGATGAGGAATTATCGAAATTAGCAGAGTTTATTTCAAGTGTAGAAAGTAAATAA
- the aroA gene encoding 3-phosphoshikimate 1-carboxyvinyltransferase, with amino-acid sequence MGKHTLKTNITSLKGDIIVPGDKSISHRSVMFGAVAEGVTTVTGFLMGEDCLSTVSCFRQLGVEIEETADQMVIHGKGWDGLVEPKEVLNVGNSGTTIRLLMGILAGRPFHTTLIGDESIGKRPMTRVTKPLSSMGAKIEGRQFGEYTPLSIRGGGISGIEYASPVASAQVKSAILLAGLQADGITTVVEPEKSRDHTERMIRQFSGTVEENGLSVSVRGGQVLKGTNIKVPGDISSAAFFLVAGAIVPNSCITLKNVGLNPTRTGIIDVMLEMGADMTIEPLVAEQTEPVGDITIRTSHLKGTTIGGDLIPRLIDEIPIIALLATQAEGETVIRDAQELKVKETNRIDTVVQELSKLGADITATDDGMIIKGKNKLAGGVVSSHGDHRIGMMLAVAALICKQDVSLEQKEAISVSYPQFFTDLEKLM; translated from the coding sequence ATGGGTAAACATACATTGAAAACAAATATTACTTCATTAAAGGGGGATATCATTGTCCCTGGAGATAAATCTATTTCCCATCGATCTGTTATGTTTGGTGCTGTGGCGGAAGGTGTCACAACTGTTACGGGTTTTTTAATGGGGGAAGATTGTTTAAGCACGGTTTCTTGTTTTAGGCAGCTTGGAGTAGAAATTGAGGAAACAGCCGATCAAATGGTTATCCATGGGAAAGGCTGGGATGGCCTGGTGGAGCCAAAAGAAGTGCTGAATGTTGGAAATTCAGGAACGACAATCCGCCTATTGATGGGAATATTGGCCGGACGTCCTTTTCATACCACTCTTATCGGTGACGAATCAATTGGTAAAAGGCCCATGACAAGAGTGACCAAGCCGCTTAGTAGTATGGGGGCAAAAATTGAAGGTAGACAATTTGGTGAGTATACGCCATTGTCCATTCGCGGTGGAGGAATCTCTGGTATTGAGTATGCGTCACCTGTAGCCAGTGCCCAAGTAAAGTCGGCTATTTTACTTGCTGGTCTCCAGGCAGATGGTATTACAACAGTAGTTGAACCAGAGAAATCTCGAGACCATACCGAGCGAATGATCAGGCAATTTAGCGGTACTGTAGAGGAAAATGGTCTGTCTGTTTCAGTCCGTGGTGGTCAGGTCCTAAAAGGAACGAATATTAAGGTTCCTGGCGATATTTCATCTGCGGCCTTTTTCCTGGTTGCCGGAGCGATTGTGCCTAATAGTTGCATTACTTTGAAAAATGTTGGCTTAAATCCAACGAGAACAGGTATTATTGATGTTATGTTGGAAATGGGTGCTGACATGACAATTGAACCTCTAGTGGCAGAGCAAACAGAACCAGTCGGCGATATTACCATAAGAACGTCGCATTTAAAAGGGACGACCATTGGTGGAGACTTAATCCCGCGCCTAATTGATGAAATCCCGATTATCGCGTTGCTTGCTACGCAGGCAGAAGGCGAAACGGTTATCCGTGATGCACAAGAATTAAAAGTAAAGGAAACAAATCGGATAGATACAGTCGTACAGGAACTGTCAAAGCTGGGTGCAGACATTACAGCAACCGATGACGGCATGATTATTAAAGGGAAGAATAAATTAGCTGGCGGTGTTGTGTCCAGTCATGGAGATCACCGGATTGGGATGATGCTGGCGGTTGCGGCACTTATTTGTAAACAGGATGTAAGTTTGGAACAAAAAGAGGCTATTTCTGTATCATATCCGCAATTTTTTACAGATTTAGAAAAGTTAATGTAA
- the ypjB gene encoding sporulation protein YpjB codes for MKSKLGIVFFLFILLLSNNALADEDMSPIDQLNALSDEALQLTKSQRYEDAKKILEAFSDKFSSVTIKENTFTMDELRIVTIAHNEAIEATTNVTMNPDERINRVTKFRLVIDAISSTKHPLWTKMEEPILAVFDEVKEAAFNGNRDVFHHNLDAFLSLYEIINPSMKLDVSTERFQRLDTRVHFIDRYRQDILTQQNSMKELLILETELQGIFDDLQADEADPSLWWVIISTGSIIIATLSYVGWRKYMGEKEKSKNRSR; via the coding sequence ATGAAATCCAAGCTTGGGATTGTATTTTTTTTATTTATTCTTTTATTATCTAACAATGCTTTAGCAGATGAGGATATGTCACCTATCGATCAGCTTAACGCTCTGTCAGATGAGGCACTTCAATTAACGAAATCACAAAGATATGAGGATGCTAAAAAAATACTAGAGGCTTTTTCAGATAAATTTTCCTCTGTAACGATAAAAGAAAACACATTTACGATGGATGAACTGCGGATTGTCACGATTGCACACAATGAGGCGATTGAAGCAACCACCAATGTAACCATGAACCCGGATGAAAGGATTAACCGAGTAACTAAATTTCGTTTAGTTATTGACGCTATTTCTTCAACAAAGCACCCACTTTGGACAAAAATGGAGGAACCGATTTTAGCTGTATTTGATGAGGTAAAGGAAGCTGCTTTTAATGGTAATCGAGACGTATTTCATCATAACCTTGATGCTTTTTTATCATTGTATGAGATTATTAATCCGAGTATGAAGCTTGATGTTTCGACAGAGCGCTTTCAAAGGCTTGATACAAGAGTTCATTTTATTGACCGCTACAGGCAGGATATATTAACACAGCAGAATTCAATGAAGGAGCTGCTTATTCTCGAAACAGAATTGCAAGGAATTTTTGACGATCTACAAGCAGATGAGGCAGATCCATCCCTATGGTGGGTCATCATTTCAACAGGAAGTATCATTATTGCTACATTATCCTATGTAGGATGGAGAAAATATATGGGTGAGAAGGAAAAAAGTAAGAATCGTTCCAGATGA
- the qcrB gene encoding menaquinol-cytochrome c reductase cytochrome b subunit gives MLNKIYDWVDERLDITPLWRDIADHEVPEHVNPAHHFSAFVYCFGGLTFFITVIQILSGMFLTMYYVPDIKNAWESVYYLQNEVAFGQIVRGMHHWGASLVIVMMFLHTLRVFFQGAYKKPRELNWVVGVLIFFVMLGLGLTGYLLPWDMKALFATKVTIQIIESVPFIGEYLKILVAGSSDIVGAQTITRFFAIHVFFLPAALFGLMAAHFMMIRKQGISGPL, from the coding sequence GTGTTAAACAAAATTTATGATTGGGTAGATGAACGTTTAGACATTACGCCTTTATGGCGGGATATTGCTGATCATGAAGTACCGGAGCACGTAAACCCGGCACATCATTTTTCGGCTTTTGTCTATTGTTTTGGGGGATTAACCTTTTTTATTACCGTAATACAGATCTTATCTGGTATGTTCTTAACCATGTACTATGTTCCAGATATCAAAAATGCTTGGGAATCTGTTTATTACTTGCAAAATGAAGTGGCTTTTGGACAAATTGTTAGAGGAATGCATCACTGGGGCGCAAGCTTAGTTATTGTCATGATGTTTTTACATACATTGCGTGTCTTCTTCCAAGGTGCATACAAAAAACCTCGTGAATTAAACTGGGTTGTTGGTGTGTTAATTTTCTTTGTAATGCTTGGTCTTGGTCTTACTGGTTATTTATTACCGTGGGATATGAAAGCGCTATTTGCGACTAAGGTAACGATTCAAATCATTGAGTCAGTTCCATTTATTGGGGAATACTTAAAGATTCTAGTAGCTGGTAGCTCCGACATTGTTGGTGCTCAAACGATTACTCGTTTCTTTGCGATTCACGTGTTCTTCCTGCCTGCTGCACTGTTCGGCTTAATGGCTGCTCACTTTATGATGATTCGTAAACAAGGTATTTCAGGTCCATTGTAA
- a CDS encoding ReoY family proteolytic degradation factor, which translates to MSAPVSVNEKKEFIRWFLNHYQLKRRECVWILNYLMSHDQLMEKVHFVEQAQFCPRGIVMSTHCVDDVPFRFYKENVMTTDAEKSFHDIRLNRDEDIFIQLNFHASFQAPQFAAVLEENPYMPKNLQISEKERLMAEDFLSSSIKRFQKEKLVKQIDEALDNNDESAFKKLTEQLKKFNI; encoded by the coding sequence ATGAGCGCCCCTGTATCTGTCAATGAGAAAAAGGAATTTATTCGTTGGTTTCTCAATCATTATCAATTAAAAAGACGTGAATGTGTTTGGATTTTGAACTATTTAATGAGTCATGATCAACTTATGGAAAAGGTACACTTTGTTGAACAAGCTCAATTTTGTCCACGGGGAATTGTCATGTCCACACATTGTGTGGATGATGTCCCATTTCGTTTCTATAAAGAAAATGTGATGACAACAGATGCGGAAAAATCATTTCATGACATCCGATTAAATCGAGATGAGGATATTTTTATTCAACTTAATTTTCATGCTTCCTTTCAGGCTCCGCAATTTGCAGCCGTATTAGAAGAAAACCCATATATGCCGAAGAACCTGCAGATAAGTGAAAAAGAGCGGTTAATGGCGGAAGACTTTCTTTCCTCAAGTATTAAGCGGTTTCAGAAAGAAAAGCTTGTCAAACAAATTGACGAGGCATTAGACAATAATGATGAAAGTGCATTTAAAAAGTTAACAGAACAGTTGAAAAAATTTAATATATAA
- a CDS encoding YpiF family protein has product MKWTSEDIDMYIKAKEYVDTIVLPLYPVALDEQIKKTAEMTEFINLLSVQLERQFRGRLIMLPGFNYLKSTDGDATLQDLLKWEREFMAKGFKHIVYITSDSDWKLVEAKLTGSLIWLPTIPLQQMDQQYRNTILKDQIQQLISLFVQKWENIE; this is encoded by the coding sequence ATGAAGTGGACGAGCGAAGACATCGATATGTACATCAAAGCGAAGGAATATGTTGATACGATTGTATTGCCATTATATCCGGTCGCACTTGATGAACAAATCAAAAAGACAGCAGAAATGACGGAGTTTATTAATCTCTTGTCAGTGCAGCTAGAGAGGCAGTTTAGAGGAAGATTAATCATGCTACCCGGGTTTAACTATTTAAAGTCAACAGACGGAGACGCTACACTTCAAGACCTGTTAAAATGGGAAAGGGAATTTATGGCTAAAGGCTTCAAGCACATTGTCTACATAACTTCTGATAGTGACTGGAAGCTTGTTGAAGCGAAATTGACCGGTTCCCTAATATGGCTGCCAACCATCCCGCTTCAGCAAATGGACCAGCAATACCGGAATACTATTTTAAAAGACCAGATTCAGCAACTTATCTCTTTATTTGTCCAAAAATGGGAAAATATAGAATAA
- a CDS encoding tetratricopeptide repeat protein: MESVNKIITQLENGQHEEALKGYEKILNAGSNEERFLLGEELFQYGFLEEAKSLFEYLLNIYPEEGEILVLLAETLIELGKEEEAILELEKIDAQDSSFPESLVLLADLYQMQGLYEVSEQKLLKAKTMLPEEVIIDFALGELYAEEGKFTHAIKCYEHVLETRNEIGGVDVNQRMADAISAGGAFEEALPYYERALENKLEINTLFNYGFTALQAGYNGKAIEKFSELKELDPEYYSLYMNLARAYEREEDPEKGFQTLIEGIQYDEYNKDLYFYAGKLALKMGKEEEAEKMLREAIALDPELTDAALTLNKLLLHQERWEDVLEIVHIMEEGGEIETQFLWDAAVAHQNLENFSQALNSYENAYNFYKDSMDFLVDYGYFLIEEGKREQAVEVFNRLIKLDPSNTEFQDVWQRLTDDVR; the protein is encoded by the coding sequence ATGGAATCAGTTAATAAAATAATTACACAATTAGAAAATGGTCAACATGAAGAGGCACTAAAGGGCTATGAGAAAATTCTTAATGCCGGCTCGAATGAGGAAAGATTTCTCTTAGGGGAGGAGCTTTTCCAATACGGTTTTTTAGAGGAAGCAAAGAGCTTGTTCGAATATCTGCTCAATATCTATCCGGAAGAGGGTGAAATCCTTGTTCTATTAGCGGAAACATTAATTGAGCTTGGAAAAGAAGAGGAAGCAATTCTGGAATTGGAAAAAATCGATGCGCAGGATTCAAGCTTTCCAGAATCACTCGTCTTGTTGGCCGATTTATACCAAATGCAGGGTCTATACGAGGTCAGTGAGCAAAAACTGCTAAAAGCAAAGACGATGCTTCCGGAAGAGGTTATTATTGATTTTGCCCTTGGTGAGCTTTATGCTGAGGAAGGGAAATTTACTCATGCGATAAAATGCTATGAACATGTACTGGAAACAAGAAATGAAATTGGTGGAGTGGATGTGAATCAAAGAATGGCCGATGCCATCAGTGCTGGCGGGGCATTTGAAGAGGCACTACCTTATTATGAAAGAGCTTTAGAAAATAAATTAGAGATTAATACGCTTTTTAATTATGGCTTTACAGCCTTACAGGCAGGTTATAATGGCAAAGCAATAGAAAAATTCAGTGAATTAAAGGAACTGGATCCTGAGTATTATTCATTGTATATGAATTTAGCTCGTGCGTACGAAAGAGAAGAGGATCCGGAAAAGGGTTTTCAGACTCTAATAGAAGGAATTCAGTATGATGAATATAATAAGGATTTATATTTTTATGCCGGAAAATTGGCATTGAAAATGGGTAAGGAGGAAGAAGCAGAGAAAATGCTTCGTGAGGCGATCGCTCTTGATCCTGAACTTACAGATGCTGCCTTGACATTAAATAAGCTGCTGCTTCATCAGGAAAGATGGGAGGACGTTCTTGAAATTGTTCATATAATGGAAGAGGGGGGCGAAATTGAAACACAATTTTTATGGGATGCAGCTGTAGCTCATCAAAATCTGGAAAATTTTTCACAGGCATTAAACAGCTATGAAAACGCATATAATTTTTATAAAGACAGTATGGACTTTTTAGTGGACTATGGTTATTTTTTAATTGAAGAAGGAAAAAGAGAACAGGCTGTCGAAGTGTTTAATAGACTAATAAAGCTTGATCCAAGCAATACAGAATTTCAAGACGTGTGGCAAAGACTAACAGATGACGTTAGATAA
- the aroB gene encoding 3-dehydroquinate synthase encodes MIEHVVKTPLKAYPVYIGEGVIQQLPAVIKKQKAVTKILIITDEIVGELYLPVILDSIAEFQAEVVKVPSGEKAKTFEVYYECLTSALKYKLDRHSLILALGGGAVGDLSGFVAATFMRGIPFIQIPTTILAHDSAVGGKVAINHPEGKNMIGSFYQPEAVIYDIDFLKSLPLHERRSGFAEVIKHGLIQDLAFYQWLKAHINSLDNITGDELERFLARGIEIKSAIVAEDEKETGIRAYLNFGHTLGHAIEAEMGYGKMTHGEAVLIGMLFALQLSKKYAGLEFDISDLYEWVEKLGYQTKVPEGLSYESLVERMKGDKKSVGQQIRMVLLNKVGSPGLYELSEKEILLELGLF; translated from the coding sequence ATGATTGAGCATGTAGTTAAGACTCCTTTAAAAGCGTATCCTGTCTATATCGGTGAAGGTGTAATTCAGCAGCTTCCAGCAGTAATTAAGAAACAGAAGGCAGTGACGAAAATACTAATAATAACAGATGAGATAGTAGGAGAGCTCTATCTCCCTGTTATTCTTGATTCTATTGCTGAATTTCAGGCTGAAGTGGTAAAGGTCCCAAGCGGTGAGAAAGCTAAGACATTTGAGGTATACTATGAGTGCTTAACTTCTGCACTAAAATATAAGCTAGACCGGCATTCCCTTATTCTTGCCTTAGGAGGTGGAGCGGTTGGTGATTTATCCGGCTTTGTTGCTGCCACCTTTATGAGGGGAATTCCATTTATTCAAATTCCGACTACTATTTTGGCTCATGACAGTGCTGTTGGCGGTAAAGTAGCAATCAATCACCCGGAAGGAAAAAATATGATTGGCTCCTTTTATCAGCCAGAAGCGGTTATTTATGATATCGATTTTCTGAAAAGCCTGCCCCTACATGAAAGACGGTCTGGTTTTGCAGAAGTGATAAAGCACGGTCTTATTCAAGACCTTGCCTTTTATCAGTGGCTAAAGGCTCACATTAACTCTTTAGATAACATTACTGGAGATGAGTTAGAGCGGTTTTTGGCGCGAGGAATTGAAATTAAAAGTGCCATTGTTGCTGAAGATGAAAAAGAGACGGGAATAAGAGCTTATTTAAACTTTGGACATACACTTGGACATGCAATTGAAGCTGAGATGGGCTACGGGAAAATGACACATGGTGAAGCGGTCTTGATTGGAATGCTGTTTGCTTTACAATTAAGTAAAAAGTATGCCGGTCTTGAATTTGACATAAGTGACTTATATGAGTGGGTCGAGAAGCTAGGCTATCAAACAAAGGTGCCTGAAGGTTTATCCTATGAAAGTCTAGTTGAACGCATGAAGGGTGATAAGAAATCAGTCGGACAACAAATTCGAATGGTGCTTCTAAATAAAGTTGGCTCGCCAGGACTTTATGAATTATCAGAAAAGGAAATACTTTTAGAATTGGGTCTTTTTTAA
- the lhaT gene encoding lipoprotein heptaprenylglyceryl N-acetyltransferase LhaT translates to MKWLYPILGNRQFLWLLLIINVLGTLYGYYWYGWQLADTPAKFLLFVPDSPTASLFFVFVLIAFLMGKNWPLFEALAVVTLIKYGIWAVVMNLLVFIVGGEVSWTAWMLIFSHAAMAVQGLLYAPFYRMKLWHLVVAGIWTLHNDVIDYVFFMLPRYSMLNQYIPEIGYFTFWLSIFSLFITYLIAVRKNRYELKI, encoded by the coding sequence ATGAAATGGTTGTACCCAATCTTAGGAAATCGTCAGTTTTTATGGCTTTTATTAATCATTAATGTTTTAGGAACTCTGTATGGATATTATTGGTATGGCTGGCAATTAGCCGATACACCGGCGAAATTTCTCCTGTTTGTTCCAGATAGTCCGACAGCAAGCCTATTTTTCGTTTTTGTTCTGATTGCTTTTTTAATGGGAAAAAATTGGCCTTTATTTGAGGCTCTGGCTGTCGTTACTCTGATCAAATATGGGATTTGGGCAGTTGTGATGAACCTGCTTGTGTTTATCGTTGGTGGAGAGGTTAGCTGGACAGCGTGGATGTTGATTTTTTCTCATGCTGCAATGGCCGTTCAAGGTCTTTTATATGCACCCTTTTATCGAATGAAGCTCTGGCATTTGGTTGTAGCTGGAATTTGGACATTACATAATGATGTGATAGATTATGTTTTCTTTATGCTTCCGCGATATAGCATGCTTAATCAATACATACCTGAGATTGGTTATTTTACATTTTGGCTTAGTATTTTTTCATTATTTATCACTTATCTGATAGCTGTGAGAAAAAATCGCTATGAATTAAAGATCTAA
- a CDS encoding prephenate dehydrogenase, which yields MKGRVFVIGLGLIGGSLALCIKGQHQGCQITGYDINEEQGKLAKMLGVVDCIAGSIEEGAKEADLILITTPVQVTERILELLAELPLKETVIISDAGSTKAEIVKRADKLTAKGITFIGGHPMAGSHKSGVSAARELLFENAFYLLTPEKHMPEEKIELLKLWLKGTKAKFIVTSPEEHDYLTGIISHFPHIIAASLVHQAEKTSQGQSLVTRLAAGGFRDITRIASSSPTMWRDILLHNKDTLLLLLSDWQQEMKEVAEMLKEQDGEKIYRYFESAKKFRDELPQKQMGAIPAFYDLFVDVPDYPGVVSEITGYLAKEEISITNIQIRETREDIIGVLVISFQTEHDRLRAKACIEHYTSFETSTGP from the coding sequence TTGAAAGGCCGTGTATTCGTGATTGGCTTAGGCCTAATAGGCGGTTCTCTCGCATTGTGTATAAAGGGGCAGCATCAAGGCTGCCAGATTACAGGGTATGACATCAATGAGGAGCAGGGAAAATTGGCGAAGATGCTGGGCGTTGTTGACTGCATAGCAGGCAGCATTGAAGAGGGAGCAAAGGAAGCTGATTTAATATTAATTACAACACCTGTACAAGTGACTGAGAGAATACTAGAGCTTCTCGCAGAATTGCCGTTAAAGGAAACAGTGATAATCAGTGATGCGGGAAGTACAAAAGCCGAAATTGTTAAAAGGGCAGATAAACTAACTGCCAAAGGCATTACTTTTATCGGAGGACATCCGATGGCAGGCTCCCATAAAAGCGGTGTATCCGCTGCTAGAGAGCTCTTGTTTGAAAATGCCTTTTATCTATTAACTCCGGAAAAACATATGCCAGAGGAGAAAATTGAATTGCTGAAGTTGTGGCTGAAAGGAACGAAGGCAAAATTCATTGTAACTTCTCCTGAAGAACATGATTATTTAACAGGAATCATCAGTCATTTTCCGCATATTATTGCTGCCTCCTTAGTCCATCAGGCTGAAAAGACCAGTCAAGGGCAAAGTCTAGTTACGCGCTTGGCTGCAGGAGGTTTCCGTGATATTACTAGGATTGCTTCTAGCAGTCCGACAATGTGGAGAGATATTCTTCTTCATAATAAAGATACTTTGCTTCTGCTTCTTTCAGATTGGCAGCAAGAAATGAAAGAAGTGGCTGAGATGCTTAAGGAGCAGGATGGTGAAAAAATTTATCGTTATTTTGAAAGTGCCAAAAAGTTCAGGGATGAACTACCGCAAAAACAAATGGGAGCTATTCCAGCCTTTTATGATTTGTTCGTGGATGTGCCTGATTACCCCGGTGTTGTTTCTGAAATAACTGGGTATCTGGCGAAAGAGGAAATCAGCATTACGAATATTCAAATTAGGGAAACAAGGGAAGATATTATTGGCGTACTTGTCATTAGTTTTCAAACAGAGCATGATCGTCTTCGTGCAAAAGCTTGTATTGAACACTATACAAGCTTTGAAACTTCAACTGGTCCTTAA